From the genome of Biomphalaria glabrata chromosome 1, xgBioGlab47.1, whole genome shotgun sequence, one region includes:
- the LOC106077480 gene encoding enkurin-like isoform X1: MTTYDEPSIYNLLTVEEVKEKKPKKHTSKFRETVKEEYVAGRDTYKTMGPAKVPPPQPTEYLKKHEKEPQLPKKEEFHYACEDRKKPAVPKKDETPLMGLKTTKNFINTNAVENITSVPKVPVKKFVDTRHGDTHELIPSGFEPIFVHKKDFGEVPTYLVKRKEEIKRAQEEYDQYIAENFKRGALRQLSEDERQAILDGLKANWEDIQDQYQSLSVVTDTYPKKQKKERLEAQMKQLERDIELFEKHKLIYIGN, translated from the exons ATGACTACATATGATGAACCTTCGATTTACAACCTTCTTACTGTTgaagaagtaaaagaaaagaagCCAAAAAA GCACACTTCAAAATTTAGAGAAACAGTGAAAGAAGAATATGTTGCTGGGAGAGACACTTACAAAACTATGGGGCCAGCAAAAGTGCCACCTCCTCAGCCTACAGAGTATTTGAAAAAACATGAGAAAGAACCTCAGTTACCCAAAA AGGAAGAATTTCATTATGCTTGTGAGGATCGCAAAAAGCCAGCAGTCCCTAAAAAAGATGAAACTCCTCTGATGGGCCTTAAAACAACCAAGAATTTTATTAACACAAATGCTGTAGAGAACATAACATCAGTTCCTAAAGTCCCTGTGAAAAAGTTTGTAGACACAAGACACGGAGACACACATGAGCTAATACCATCTGGTTTTGAGCCTATTTTTGTCCACAAGAAA gatttTGGAGAAGTACCAACATATTTGGTGAAGAGAAAGGAGGAAATCAAACGTGCACAAGAAGAATATGATCAATATATTGCAGAAAATTTTAAACGTGGTGCTTTGCGACAATTATCTGAAGATGAGCGTCAAGCAATTTTAGATGGTTTGAAGGCCAACTGGGAAGATATTCAAGATCAGTACCAGAGCTTGTCTGTTGTTACTGATACTTAtcctaaaaaacaaaagaaagagagactaGAGGCTCAAATGAAACAGCTAGAAAGAGATATTGAATTATTTGAAAAACACAAACTGATTTATATAGGTAATTAA
- the LOC106077480 gene encoding enkurin-like isoform X2, with translation MGPAKVPPPQPTEYLKKHEKEPQLPKKEEFHYACEDRKKPAVPKKDETPLMGLKTTKNFINTNAVENITSVPKVPVKKFVDTRHGDTHELIPSGFEPIFVHKKDFGEVPTYLVKRKEEIKRAQEEYDQYIAENFKRGALRQLSEDERQAILDGLKANWEDIQDQYQSLSVVTDTYPKKQKKERLEAQMKQLERDIELFEKHKLIYIGN, from the exons ATGGGGCCAGCAAAAGTGCCACCTCCTCAGCCTACAGAGTATTTGAAAAAACATGAGAAAGAACCTCAGTTACCCAAAA AGGAAGAATTTCATTATGCTTGTGAGGATCGCAAAAAGCCAGCAGTCCCTAAAAAAGATGAAACTCCTCTGATGGGCCTTAAAACAACCAAGAATTTTATTAACACAAATGCTGTAGAGAACATAACATCAGTTCCTAAAGTCCCTGTGAAAAAGTTTGTAGACACAAGACACGGAGACACACATGAGCTAATACCATCTGGTTTTGAGCCTATTTTTGTCCACAAGAAA gatttTGGAGAAGTACCAACATATTTGGTGAAGAGAAAGGAGGAAATCAAACGTGCACAAGAAGAATATGATCAATATATTGCAGAAAATTTTAAACGTGGTGCTTTGCGACAATTATCTGAAGATGAGCGTCAAGCAATTTTAGATGGTTTGAAGGCCAACTGGGAAGATATTCAAGATCAGTACCAGAGCTTGTCTGTTGTTACTGATACTTAtcctaaaaaacaaaagaaagagagactaGAGGCTCAAATGAAACAGCTAGAAAGAGATATTGAATTATTTGAAAAACACAAACTGATTTATATAGGTAATTAA
- the LOC106050864 gene encoding uncharacterized protein LOC106050864, translating to MVNRIQHVKKLIKRYKRDKRYLTSRLDELGDNFRDVQVPLLWEEDQLYGSIRTPGIFHGTGSDSEAEGKSRLECKSALSSIQPLLQAHGLGNLDAKSRKLKLDKEKDPNAPKKPANAFLMFCTTQRTSVQEEYFKEHNEEIAHHELTKSLAQQWNALVPEEKRLRRPFSQ from the exons atggtaaatagAATACAACATGTTAAGAAACTTATCAAACGATACAAAAGAGACAAAAG ATATTTGACCTCAAGACTTGATGAGTTGGGTGATAATTTTCGAGATGTTCAAGTTCCTTTACTCTgggag GAGGATCAATTGTATGGCAGCATAAGGACACCAGGAATTTTTCATGGCACTGGTTCTGATTCTGAAGCTGAAGGCAAAAGTAGATTAGAGTGTAAATCAGCTTTGTCTTCAATACAACCTCTGTTACAGGCACACGGTCTTGGTAATTTAGATGCTAAATCAAGAAAG TTGAAACTAGATAAAGAGAAAGACCCTAATGCACCAAAGAAACCAGCCAATGCTTTCCTTATGTTTTGCACCACCCAACGCACATCAGTTCAAGAAGAGTACTTCaag GAGCATAATGAGGAGATCGCACATCATGAATTGACTAAATCATTAGCACAGCAATGGAATGCCCTTGTTCCAGAGGAAAAAAGA cTGCGCAGGCCATTTTCTCAATGA